Sequence from the Microbacterium sp. 1.5R genome:
GCCGGCGGGTGGACGCCCGTCCAGTCGAGCGGACGATAGGCGACGGCATCCTTGTGGGTGTAGGGCTTGGGGCTCACCGTGCTCCTTCTCGAGGGATGTCGGCCACGAGGTGGGCCAGCGAGCGGATGCCGCGCTCCAGGTGCCACTGCGCATAGGCAGCGACGAGGCCTGATGCCGCGGCGTTGTCCGCGTGAGGCGCGGCATCGATCGCCTCCCACTCTCCGGTCATGAGGGATCGCAGCAGCGACAGGGTCTTCTCTGCCACCTTCGGACTTCCGGCCGGCGCGCAGTTCACGCATACGGCGCCTCCGAGCTGACCGACGAAGTGCGCGTGCGGGCCGGGGGCGGCGCATCGTGCGCAGTCGCCGAGAGACGGCGCCCATCCCGACAGCGCCATCACGCGCAGAAGGTAGGAGTCGAGGATGCTCCTGGGGGAATGCTCGCCCCGCGAGAGCGCACGCAGCCCGCCCACCAGCAGCAGGTACTGCTCGGGCGTCGCCTCGGAGTCGCTCAGCCGATCGGCGGTCTCGACCATCGCGTTCGCCGATGTGAACCGGTCGTAGTGGGCCGCGATGTCGGAACCGTAGGAGCCGAGCGACTCCGCCTGCTGCACGATGTCGAGCGAGCGTCCCTGATACAGCTGCACGTCGGCCACCATGAACGGTTCGAGGCGCGACCCGAACTTCGACGACGTGCGCCGGACGCCCTTGGCCACCGCACGGATCTTGCCGTGCTGACGCGACAGCATGGTGACGATGCGATCCGCCTCACCCAGCTTGTGGGTGCGCAGGATCACCGCTTCGTCTCGGTAGGTGGGCACCGTTCGATTATCCTCCGTGCGGGAGAATAGAGGCGTGACCGAACCGCTCTTCACCATTCCGCTCTGGGCGGACCTCCTCGGCGTCGGCCTCGGCGGCGTTCAGGGCGCGATGTTCGCGTCGGGGTTCCAGGGGCAGCGACGACTCGACTGGCTCGGCGTCGCGATCATCGGCATCATGATCGGCATGGGCGGCGGTCTCATCCGCGACATCCTGCTCGGTCAGACTCCGGCCACGCTGCAGAGCAACTGGTACTTGCTCACGGCCACCGGCGCCTCGCTGCTCGGGATGCTGCTCGCGGGACTATTCAACCGTCTCAACACCGTCATCGTGGTGCTCGACGCCGTGGTGATCGGCATGTTCGGCGCGTTCGGCACGAGCAAGGCGATCGCCTTCGGCATCCCTCCCGTTCCCGCGGTGTTCATCGGCGTCTGCGCAGCGGTCGGCGGCGGCGTGCTGCGCGACATGCTGATGGGCCTGCCGACCTCGATCATGCATGTCGGCTCGCTCTACGCCGTCGCCGCCGGTGCCGGCTGCGTCTTCATCGCCACCGCGAACGGACTCGGGATGTCGATCACGCTCGCCGCCGTGCTCGGCATCGTCGTCACCGCGGTGATCCGAGTGCTCGCCGTGAGCTTCGACGTCTCGCTTCCGGAGCAACGTCGCCTGTATCGCCGCAAGGTCGCCGCGGAGACCGGAGTGATCCAGGTCGTCAAGCCGAGCCCTGAGTGACCGATCCTCGGCACGGGGCAGACGTAACGCCCCCGCGGTCGATGACCGCGGGGGCGTTCTCGTCGACCCTCAGACCGCTGCCAGCTCCAGCTGGCGCGTGCGGATCGAGCGGTTTACTCCCGAGACGATCGCCTTGAGGGATGCCGTCGAGATGTCTCCGTCGATGCCGACGCCCCACAGGCGCTGATCGCCGACCTGCAGCTCGACATACGCCGCAGCCTGTGCGTCGCCACCTGCACTGAGTGCGTGCTCGACGTAGTCGTAGAGAGTGATGTCGAAGCCCTGACCGCGCAGCACCTCGATGAACGCGGCGATCGGTCCGTTGCCGTTACCGGCGACGGACACCTGCTGATCGTCGTCGCGCAGTGTCACGTCGAGCACCACGTCACCCGACATGTCGCTGCGGGTCTGCGTCGAGAGCAGCTCGAACCGGCCCCACTTGGCCTCGGTGTCAGTGGCGGGCAGGTACTCGTCGTTGAAGATCGACCAGATCTGCTCGCTCGTGACCTCGCCGCCCTCGGCGTCGGTCTTGTTCTGGACGACGCCCGAGAACTCGATCTGCAGCTTGCGCGGCAGGTCGATCGCGTGGTCCGCCTTGAGCAGATAGGCGACGCCGCCCTTGCCGGACTGCGAGTTCACACGGATCACGGCCTCATAGGAGCGTCCGAGATCCTTCGGATCGACCGGCAGGTAGGGGACGGCCCATTCGATGTCGTCGACCGTGACGCCCTCAGCCTCGGCACGGGCAGCCATCGCCTCGAAGCCCTTCTTGATCGCATCCTGGTGCGACCCGCTGAACGCGGTGAAGACCAGGTCGCCCGCCCACGGCGACCGCTCGGGCACCGGCAGCTGGTTGCAGTACTCGACCGTGCGCTTGACCTGGTCGATGTCGCTGAAGTCGATCTGCGGATCGATGCCCTGCGTGAAGAGGTTGATGCCCAGCGCCACGATGTCGACGTTTCCGGTGCGCTCGCCGTTGCCGAACAGGCAGCCCTCGATGCGGTCGGCCCCGGCCATGTAGCCGAGCTCGGCCGCCGCGATCGCCGTGCCACGGTCGTTGTGCGGGTGCAGCGACAGGATCACGTTCTCGCGGTGCGCCAGGTTGCGGCTCATCCACTCGATCGAGTCGGCGTAGACGTTCGGCGAGGCCATCTCGACGGTCGCCGGCAGGTTGACGATGACCTTGCGGTCGGGGGTGGGCTCGAAGACCTCGATCACCTGGTTGCAGACGTCGACGGCGAACTCGAGCTCGGTTCCCGTGTAGCTCTCGGGCGAGTACTCGTAGTAGACCTTCGTGTCGGGGATGGTCTTCTCGTACTGACGGCACAGCCGAGCACCCTCGAGCGCGATGTCGATGATGCCCTGCTTGTCAGTGCGGAAGACGACCTCGCGCTGCAGCACGCTGGTCGAGTTGTAGAGGTGCACGATCGCCTGCTTGGCCCCGGAGATCGACTCGTACGTGCGGGCGATCAGATGCTCGCGCGCCTGGGTCAGCACCTGGATGGTGACGTCATCCGG
This genomic interval carries:
- the recO gene encoding DNA repair protein RecO, with the translated sequence MPTYRDEAVILRTHKLGEADRIVTMLSRQHGKIRAVAKGVRRTSSKFGSRLEPFMVADVQLYQGRSLDIVQQAESLGSYGSDIAAHYDRFTSANAMVETADRLSDSEATPEQYLLLVGGLRALSRGEHSPRSILDSYLLRVMALSGWAPSLGDCARCAAPGPHAHFVGQLGGAVCVNCAPAGSPKVAEKTLSLLRSLMTGEWEAIDAAPHADNAAASGLVAAYAQWHLERGIRSLAHLVADIPREGAR
- a CDS encoding trimeric intracellular cation channel family protein, with product MTEPLFTIPLWADLLGVGLGGVQGAMFASGFQGQRRLDWLGVAIIGIMIGMGGGLIRDILLGQTPATLQSNWYLLTATGASLLGMLLAGLFNRLNTVIVVLDAVVIGMFGAFGTSKAIAFGIPPVPAVFIGVCAAVGGGVLRDMLMGLPTSIMHVGSLYAVAAGAGCVFIATANGLGMSITLAAVLGIVVTAVIRVLAVSFDVSLPEQRRLYRRKVAAETGVIQVVKPSPE
- the leuA gene encoding 2-isopropylmalate synthase; amino-acid sequence: MQNTQRPSAMPIHKYRPYHEQITVNLPDRTWPDARITEAPRWCAVDLRDGNQALIDPMSPERKRVMFELLVSMGYKEIEVGFPSASQTDFDFVRQLIEENLIPDDVTIQVLTQAREHLIARTYESISGAKQAIVHLYNSTSVLQREVVFRTDKQGIIDIALEGARLCRQYEKTIPDTKVYYEYSPESYTGTELEFAVDVCNQVIEVFEPTPDRKVIVNLPATVEMASPNVYADSIEWMSRNLAHRENVILSLHPHNDRGTAIAAAELGYMAGADRIEGCLFGNGERTGNVDIVALGINLFTQGIDPQIDFSDIDQVKRTVEYCNQLPVPERSPWAGDLVFTAFSGSHQDAIKKGFEAMAARAEAEGVTVDDIEWAVPYLPVDPKDLGRSYEAVIRVNSQSGKGGVAYLLKADHAIDLPRKLQIEFSGVVQNKTDAEGGEVTSEQIWSIFNDEYLPATDTEAKWGRFELLSTQTRSDMSGDVVLDVTLRDDDQQVSVAGNGNGPIAAFIEVLRGQGFDITLYDYVEHALSAGGDAQAAAYVELQVGDQRLWGVGIDGDISTASLKAIVSGVNRSIRTRQLELAAV